In Dermacentor andersoni chromosome 4, qqDerAnde1_hic_scaffold, whole genome shotgun sequence, the following proteins share a genomic window:
- the LOC126536235 gene encoding very long chain fatty acid elongase AAEL008004-like has protein sequence MNSNAGTFTINVNKTMSWNPITLVTQVQEWGDPRTRDYPLVMNPMFVFPLIMFYLYFVKVLGPRWMKDRQPFEITNLIRFYNLAMVVLNAKFCYIVLYETYLPTGRYNIWCQGITGYMDERLEEQYRNGWWYIAVRYADLLDTVFFVLRKKFNQITHLHVIHHTIVAVNCWFWVLYAPEGQPALGLAINAFVHVVMYTYYFLATLGPTVQKYLWWKKYLTTLQIVQFVIFLVHMSIPLFVDCGFPRHLIHVANAQTVLVLSLFVNFYIKSYMREKENTALRRAKAAAKYEGTASGDVRTDTPANTGNGKKIN, from the coding sequence ATGAATTCTAACGCGGGAACCTTCACCATCAACGTTAACAAGACCATGAGCTGGAACCCCATTACGCTTGTAACTCAGGTCCAAGAATGGGGCGACCCAAGGACGCGCGATTACCCGCTAGTCATGAACCCCATGTTCGTCTTCCCACTCATCATGTTCTACCTCTACTTTGTGAAGGTTCTCGGCCCACGCTGGATGAAGGACCGGCAACCATTCGAGATAACTAATCTCATCCGCTTCTACAACCTCGCGATGGTGGTACTCAATGCCAAGTTTTGCTACATtgtgctgtacgagacgtacctGCCCACTGGCCGCTACAATATTTGGTGCCAGGGCATCACCGGCTACATGGACGAGCGACTGGAAGAACAATACCGCAATGGGTGGTGGTACATAGCCGTGCGGTACGCCGACCTTCTGGACACCGTCTTCTTCGTGTTGCGTAAGAAGTTCAACCAGATTACGCATCTGCACGTCATTCACCATACCATCGTGGCGGTAAACTGCTGGTTCTGGGTTCTCTACGCCCCCGAAGGTCAACCGGCGCTAGGCCTGGCCATAAACGCGTTCGTGCACGTGGTCATGTACACGTACTACTTCCTGGCCACCCTGGGACCCACGGTGCAAAAGTACCTGTGGTGGAAGAAGTATCTCACAACGCTGCAGATTGTGCAGTTTGTCATCTTCCTCGTACACATGTCGATTCCCCTGTTCGTAGACTGTGGCTTCCCGCGCCACCTCATCCATGTGGCGAATGCGCAAACCGTGCTGGTGCTGAGCTTGTTCGTGAACTTCTACATCAAGTCATACATGCGGGAAAAGGAGAACACAGCCTTGAGAAGGGCAAAGGCAGCGGCAAAGTACGAGGGAACAGCAAGCGGAGACGTTCGGACCGACACGCCAGCGAACACCGGAAACGGCAAAAAAATTAACTGA